One window of the Candidatus Jettenia sp. genome contains the following:
- a CDS encoding YihY/virulence factor BrkB family protein, which translates to MVRNKLWEWSKHSPIWILLKNTYLEWNEDKASRLAAALAYYTIFSLAPLLIMVIAIAGFIFGQEAAQGEIVSQMKGLIGEAGAHAVERMIMSARNTSSGIIATIFALVTLFLGATFVFGQLRDALNTIWEITPKPMSGVIGFMKDRVISFAMILAIGFLLLISLVMSAALSAFSGLLNEIFPKLSFIMHSVNLIVSFGITTLLFAMIYKILPDVKIAWSDVWLGAAITSMLFTVGKFLIGLYLGKSSVSSAYGAASSLVIILIWVYYSAQIFLFGAEFTQVYANTYGSGVKPSKGATSLPERYCAEKGIAETTTTKIK; encoded by the coding sequence TTGGTTAGAAATAAATTATGGGAATGGAGTAAGCACAGTCCTATTTGGATCTTACTCAAAAATACATACCTTGAATGGAATGAGGATAAGGCATCTCGCTTAGCCGCTGCATTGGCATATTACACAATATTCTCTCTTGCTCCTTTATTAATTATGGTGATTGCTATTGCCGGTTTTATATTCGGGCAGGAGGCGGCGCAGGGAGAGATTGTGAGTCAAATGAAAGGTTTGATCGGTGAAGCAGGCGCACATGCAGTAGAGAGGATGATCATGAGTGCGCGGAATACCTCTTCAGGTATTATTGCAACAATATTTGCTCTTGTTACTCTATTTCTGGGAGCAACATTTGTATTTGGCCAACTTCGGGATGCCCTCAATACCATATGGGAGATAACACCCAAGCCAATGAGTGGTGTGATTGGCTTTATGAAAGACCGTGTCATTTCTTTCGCCATGATACTGGCAATCGGTTTTTTACTTCTGATATCGCTGGTAATGAGTGCTGCATTATCGGCCTTCAGCGGCCTTCTGAACGAAATATTCCCGAAACTTTCCTTTATCATGCACAGTGTAAACCTCATTGTCTCTTTCGGGATTACTACCCTCCTCTTTGCGATGATTTATAAAATCCTGCCCGATGTAAAAATTGCCTGGAGTGATGTTTGGCTTGGGGCTGCAATCACTTCGATGTTATTTACCGTGGGTAAGTTTTTGATTGGTTTATACCTTGGAAAGAGCAGTGTCTCATCCGCCTACGGCGCAGCTAGTTCTTTAGTTATTATCCTTATCTGGGTTTATTATTCAGCCCAAATATTTTTGTTTGGCGCCGAGTTTACCCAGGTGTATGCAAATACGTATGGTTCAGGTGTGAAACCTTCAAAAGGTGCCACATCTCTTCCTGAAAGGTATTGCGCCGAAAAAGGAATAGCAGAAACTACAACTACAAAGATAAAGTAG
- a CDS encoding fibronectin type III domain-containing protein has protein sequence MDTAYGPIILGVSYHGRICSSSDVDYFKIMISNPGRVSLELDMPRNRQYNMRLYDPSRLLIASTSSHTKGVDTIDYNATTIGIYYLEVASRSGDYDENLTYSLTGTWPTTTAAIPPVATTGAATNVTTNSAMLNGIVNANQSPTKVWFEYGTASGLYNTTSSTQTIDGSIDTAIRIEVSELSPGTAYYYRIGAKNDIGIVYGSEGTFITP, from the coding sequence ATGGATACAGCCTATGGACCAATAATTCTTGGTGTCAGTTACCACGGAAGGATATGCAGTTCTTCAGATGTTGATTATTTTAAAATAATGATATCTAACCCCGGAAGGGTATCGCTTGAACTCGATATGCCAAGGAACAGGCAATATAATATGCGTCTTTATGATCCTTCACGGTTATTGATAGCCTCCACATCTTCACATACAAAGGGTGTGGATACTATAGATTATAACGCAACCACGATAGGGATATATTACCTGGAGGTCGCAAGTCGTTCAGGCGATTATGATGAAAATTTAACATACTCGCTGACAGGAACATGGCCAACCACGACTGCGGCTATACCGCCGGTGGCGACAACCGGGGCTGCAACAAATGTAACAACCAATTCCGCTATGTTGAATGGGATAGTAAATGCGAATCAGTCTCCAACTAAGGTATGGTTCGAATACGGCACAGCTAGCGGTTTATATAATACTACCTCCTCAACCCAGACCATCGATGGATCGATTGACACGGCAATACGTATCGAGGTAAGCGAATTATCGCCTGGAACAGCATACTATTACCGGATAGGGGCGAAAAACGATATTGGGATTGTTTATGGAAGTGAGGGGACATTTATCACACCCTGA
- a CDS encoding SBBP repeat-containing protein translates to MKRVSKVFTASVTLLLVIFLIRSFLHEQKCIAKPSKIEVIQKIKGMQIPFVANKGQVNERIKFYAHISDGTLFVTKAGEIVYSLPAFQGKKDTYLRDLKNLKNSITGDYGNSDTNPLSSFHKKPFHFYSIKDTASRSHVFSYFFLPPCSLLEEICNLHDKKQSYPDSSKWNMYRVDLNEKDSGCLTLKEEIFDGNIPLIEGEGKATTQVNYFKGNDPSLWKENISAYEYISFGEVYNGVELKLKACGANVEKLFYVKPYADLDSIKIKLSGANALNVNKEGQLETETAFGTVLFTKPVAYQEIHGKRVEIDAEYSIQKSEFRSQNPEEKISQITTPQLIYGFKVASYDRTKELVIDPLLAATYLGGGSQDIAYSMAVGPDGDVYVGGWTQSSDFPTSTGVYGTSHRGSSDVFIAKINGDLTKVIACTYLGGSSDDYLHSLTVDSSGDVCVAGLTASSDFPTSADAFDTSYNGGNSDLFLSKLSEDLTILNASTYMGGSSDDRGESIVTDREGNVFVTGETYSSNFPIIKGSYDTSYGGYYDIFISKLNRDLTKLLASTYLGGKDYDYSSSMAIASDENLYITGNTWSSSFPTTANAYDIFLDGPSDAFVSKFDGSLKNLLASTYLGGNDYDYGQSIIVDADVNVVVIGQTYSSNFPTTYGVFTPAHGGYYDVFISVFPGDLASLLGSTYLGGSGYDYGESVTIDSSRSLRHGAIYVSGYTTSPDFPVTTGAYDTALSGATDAFVSKVSSDLRNLLASTYLGGTLRDYGYGHSMVMDPAGNIYLSGWTESINFPVTGNAYDSSYNGDYDIFVAKLDNNLSTPFIAPAAVTGGATNVTAHSATLQGVVNANGLNTVVWFEYSTDKAEYTRNSPKQTISGSGDTTIRIDIGDLAGEILYYYRIVAQNEAGITYGRSSTFPLVQTLTSLMKTWIQPMDQ, encoded by the coding sequence TCTCTGCCTGCGTTTCAAGGGAAAAAGGATACGTATTTGAGAGATTTAAAGAATCTTAAAAATAGTATTACGGGGGACTATGGCAATTCCGATACAAACCCTTTATCCTCTTTTCATAAAAAGCCTTTCCATTTCTATTCCATAAAAGATACTGCCAGCCGATCCCATGTCTTTTCTTATTTCTTCTTGCCTCCCTGCAGCTTATTGGAAGAGATCTGTAATCTTCATGATAAAAAACAAAGCTATCCCGATTCATCGAAATGGAATATGTACCGTGTTGACCTGAATGAGAAAGATTCAGGGTGTTTGACGCTAAAAGAAGAAATTTTCGATGGAAATATTCCTCTGATAGAGGGAGAAGGAAAGGCCACAACACAGGTGAATTATTTTAAGGGAAATGACCCATCTCTGTGGAAGGAGAATATCTCAGCATATGAATATATCAGTTTCGGAGAAGTGTACAATGGGGTAGAGTTAAAATTAAAGGCTTGTGGAGCTAATGTTGAAAAGCTCTTTTATGTAAAGCCCTATGCAGACCTTGACAGTATAAAGATAAAACTCAGTGGGGCGAATGCCCTAAACGTAAATAAGGAAGGTCAGCTTGAGACAGAAACAGCATTCGGAACTGTTCTGTTCACAAAACCTGTGGCGTATCAGGAGATTCATGGAAAACGGGTGGAGATTGATGCTGAATACAGTATTCAGAAGTCAGAATTCAGAAGTCAGAATCCAGAAGAAAAAATCTCTCAAATTACAACTCCTCAACTTATCTACGGTTTCAAGGTGGCAAGCTATGATAGAACAAAAGAACTCGTTATAGATCCTCTTTTGGCAGCTACCTACCTGGGAGGAGGTTCTCAGGATATTGCTTATTCAATGGCTGTTGGTCCAGATGGAGATGTCTATGTAGGTGGTTGGACTCAATCATCAGATTTTCCAACAAGTACAGGTGTTTATGGGACTTCTCATCGTGGTAGTTCTGATGTTTTCATAGCAAAAATAAATGGTGATTTGACAAAAGTTATCGCATGCACGTATTTAGGAGGAAGCTCCGATGATTATCTTCATTCTCTAACAGTAGATTCCAGCGGAGATGTATGCGTGGCTGGTTTAACCGCATCATCAGATTTTCCAACAAGCGCTGATGCTTTTGATACTTCTTATAATGGCGGAAACTCCGACCTCTTTCTATCAAAATTATCTGAGGATTTAACCATACTCAATGCATCCACATATATGGGTGGATCTTCTGATGATAGAGGAGAATCCATAGTTACAGACCGGGAAGGGAATGTATTTGTAACGGGTGAGACGTATTCATCAAACTTTCCCATTATCAAGGGTTCTTATGATACTTCTTATGGTGGTTATTACGATATTTTTATATCGAAATTGAATAGAGATCTGACAAAGCTTCTCGCATCTACCTATTTAGGCGGAAAGGATTATGATTATAGTTCTTCCATGGCCATAGCCTCCGATGAAAATCTTTATATTACTGGTAATACGTGGTCATCAAGCTTTCCAACTACTGCAAATGCATATGATATCTTTCTGGATGGACCTTCTGACGCCTTTGTATCAAAATTTGACGGAAGTTTAAAAAACCTTCTCGCATCTACCTATCTGGGAGGAAACGATTACGATTATGGTCAGTCTATAATCGTAGATGCAGATGTAAATGTTGTTGTAATTGGTCAGACCTATTCATCAAACTTTCCTACAACATACGGCGTTTTTACTCCTGCACATGGTGGTTATTACGATGTCTTTATATCAGTGTTCCCCGGGGACCTGGCAAGTCTTTTAGGATCTACCTATTTAGGCGGGTCCGGTTATGATTATGGTGAGTCGGTAACCATAGATTCAAGCAGAAGTTTGCGGCATGGAGCTATCTATGTATCTGGTTATACTACTTCACCAGACTTTCCTGTAACTACCGGCGCTTATGATACTGCTCTCAGCGGCGCTACCGATGCTTTTGTATCAAAGGTAAGTAGTGATTTAAGAAATCTCCTTGCATCAACATACCTCGGAGGAACTCTGCGTGACTACGGGTATGGTCACTCTATGGTGATGGATCCTGCCGGGAATATCTATCTGTCCGGTTGGACTGAATCAATAAACTTTCCCGTAACGGGCAATGCTTATGATTCTTCTTATAACGGCGATTACGATATCTTTGTAGCAAAGCTTGATAATAATCTTTCCACCCCATTTATTGCGCCTGCTGCGGTAACGGGAGGCGCGACAAATGTGACGGCACACTCGGCAACATTACAGGGGGTAGTAAATGCTAACGGCTTGAATACCGTTGTATGGTTTGAGTATAGCACGGATAAAGCAGAGTATACCAGGAATTCGCCCAAGCAAACAATAAGTGGGTCAGGCGATACAACGATACGTATTGATATAGGAGATTTAGCAGGCGAGATACTCTATTACTATAGAATAGTAGCACAGAATGAGGCGGGGATTACCTATGGAAGGTCGTCTACTTTTCCCCTTGTACAGACTCTTACGAGCCTAATGAAAACATGGATACAGCCTATGGACCAATAA